One segment of Fructilactobacillus hinvesii DNA contains the following:
- a CDS encoding L7Ae/L30e/S12e/Gadd45 family ribosomal protein produces the protein MTNYKQTLNLLGIARRAGKIVTGESLVLTGIRRKQVQFLVLASDAGAATTKRFLDKSRFYGVPVNNDLNKAELSAAIGQQRTVIGITDQGFARKLNEINK, from the coding sequence TAATTTGTTGGGAATCGCTCGGAGAGCTGGTAAAATAGTTACGGGAGAGTCCTTAGTTTTAACCGGAATTCGCCGTAAGCAGGTGCAATTTTTGGTTTTAGCTAGTGATGCTGGAGCAGCCACAACCAAACGTTTTTTGGACAAAAGCCGTTTTTATGGTGTTCCAGTTAACAACGACTTAAACAAAGCAGAATTGAGTGCGGCCATTGGCCAACAACGAACAGTTATCGGAATCACAGATCAAGGTTTTGCGAGGAAATTAAATGAAATAAATAAGTAA